GATTATTGAAATGAGTAGCCAAAACCCACACAAAAACCAGAATTCCAATCAAAGAAATGATGAACCATGGCATTGATTTTTTAATTGATATTTTATCTAACCATTTGTTTCGATAGGCTGCTATTCCAGCAATATACATTGTAATGTATAATGCAAAATAACCAAACTGCAAATTAAAGGTAGATTTACCGACAGGATAAATCAATCTAATCAAGTAAGCAAATAAACCACTGATCAAAATAAAAGAAAGAATACCCATGCTAGAGGGATATTTACTTATAAGCGAACTTAACTGTTTTCCCTTCTGTAGCTTCTGATAAAAAGCATAAATCGTTTCAAAAAACAACAAGGTCAATACAAACCACATAGGACCGGGGCTAGAATGATGAACATTCATCATCTCAATAAAGCTCAACCAAGATGCATCTGTCTTGCCCTCATAAAGATGTATCCAGTAAACGAGAGTTGGATGAAGCAGTAAGATGTAAACAAGTAATGGAATGCCTAATCTAATCCAACGATCTTTCAAAAAATTTCTAAAACCTTTCTTTTCAAACGATGGTCGCATAAAGAAAGCCGATATAAAGAAAAACAAACTCATAAAGAAAGCCTGATTTATCCCCACAGAAGCGGAAAGAAGCATTTGAGTAAGCCCTGAAGTTGGTGTCTTACTTACATAATACCATCCACCTAAAGCACCAAAGGAAATAGCAGAATGATGAAACACCACCAAAACTGTCAAATAGACTCTCAAAACATCAATATAATATTCTCTTTTCATAGCATTATTCATTAAGGATAAGACGTTGCAATATACAAAAACGTTGCATTGAAATAGCAAATTTTATGCAGATATTAAATCTCATTTTTAATGCAAAGCGCATTTATAATACTGAAAAAATTAAAGTTTGCAAGCTATTTCTAATAATCAGGTTTACAATATATTCTCTATCACAGCAATCTTATTTTATTACAAATATTTTCATCAAAAAGTGAATTTTAAAAATATTGGTCAGCTAATTGAACTTATATAATTATAAAATATCTATTCAACAAAGAATAAATGCTAGCGTATACATCTTTTCAAGTAAATAAAAAGAGATAAATTAAATAACAGTCAACCATTTTCATGGTAATACATCGAAGGTAAATGTTTAACAGTTTGAGAGTAAATGTTTTGCGGGCTGAGAATAAATGTTTTGCAGGTTGAAACAATTAGTTTCAAGCCGCAAAACAAATTATCTTATAGTGTTGAGAGTAATAAAAAAGCGCAGATACTCCTTAAGAATAAGGCATACCCACGCTTCCAAGCATGATATAAAACTAAATAAGAATATTACGCTTTTCGCAAAGCGGCAATATTCTCTCTCAATGAACTAATGATGCTTTCAGCATCGGCTTGCTTCTTACGTTCTAATTCAAGAACAGCAGCAGGCGCGTTGTTGACAAACTTCTCATTGCTCAATTTCTTCATTACACCTTTCAGAAAACCTTCTTTATGTTTTAACTCTGTTTCCATACGTGCTATTTCTGCTTCTACATCAATCATATTTGTTAATGGAACGGCAAACTCGAACGTACCTACCATAAAGGAAGCGGCACCTTCTGTTTTCGTTTCTACAGAAGTAATGGAAGTCAAATTACACATTTTCATAATAACAGGATCAAAAGCTTCAACAGGATTAGTGCCTGTGACTTCTAATTGAAGTTCTTCTTTCTGTGCTATATTTTTCTGCATACGGATGGTGCGGATATTACTTATCACGCTCTTCACCGTTTCAAAGTCTTGTACAAAAGCGGTGTCTATAGATGTCTCCTTCGATAAAGGTTCTACCATAATGCTCTTGCCTTCTTCTCTTTCAGACACTTGTTGCCAAAGCTCTTCGGTAATGAAAGGCATGAATGGATGCAAGAGTTTAAGTAGATCATCAAAGAAAGCAATGGTCGACTCGTATACCGAAAGGTTAATGGGCTGACCGTAAGCGGGTTTTACCATTTCAAGATACCAAGAAGAGAATTCATCCCAGAAAAGCTTATAAACAGCCATTAGAGCTTCGCTCAAACGGTATTTGCTAAACAAATCGGCCATCTCGGCAGCTACTTCATTTTGTTTGGATGCAAACCAATGAATAGCCAACTTAGAAGCTTCGGGAATTTCTACATTGGTATCTACTTCCCAACCTTTAACTAGGCGGAAAGCATTCCATATCTTATTATTAAAGTTACGTCCCTGCTCGCAGAGTGCTTCATCGAAAAGAATATCGTTTCCGGCGGGTGCAGCAAGCATCATTCCCATACGTACGCCATCGGCACCATACTGATCGATAAGATCTAACGGATCAGGCGAGTTACCTAATGATTTAGACATCTTACGACCTTGTTTATCTCTCACAATACCTGTGAAGTAAACATTCTTAAACGGCATCTTACCTTCGTATTCATAGCCTCCCATAATCATGCGGGCTACCCAGAAAAAGATAATATCCGGACCTGTCACAAGATCACTTGTAGGATAGTAATAGTTGATTTCTTCGTTGCCGGGATTATTGATGCCGTCAAACAAAGAGATAGGCCACAACCAAGAAGAGAACCAAGTATCCAAGCAATCTTCATCTTGACGAAGATCGGCAAGAGTAAGGGTTGTATTTCCTGTTTTTTCTTGCGCCAGCTTCAATGCTTCGGCATCAGTAGCAGCAACAACATAACCTCCTTCGGGAAGGAAGTAAGCCGGTATACGGTGTCCCCACCACAACTGGCGGCTGATACACCAATCTTTTATATTTTCTAGCCAGTGGCTATAAGTATTCTTATATTTAGCGGGATGAAATTTGATCTCATCATTCATCACTGGCCCTAAAGCCATCTTGGCAAAGTGTTCCATTTTAAGGAACCATTGCATAGAGAGTTTGGGCTCAATGACTACGTTTGTTCTCTCTGAATAACCAACCTTGTTCGTGTAAGCTTCTACTTTTTCAAGCAAGTCGGCCTCAGCAAGGTCTTTTTCTATCTGTTTACGTACTGCAAAGCGATCTTGACCAACATAGAGTCCGGCAGCTTCGCTAAGTGTTCCGTTATCATTAAAAATATCAATGGTTTGAAGATTGTATTTTTCGCCCAACATATAGTCATTAACATCATGTGCAGGGGTTACTTTAAGGCAAC
This is a stretch of genomic DNA from uncultured Bacteroides sp.. It encodes these proteins:
- a CDS encoding acyltransferase family protein — its product is MKREYYIDVLRVYLTVLVVFHHSAISFGALGGWYYVSKTPTSGLTQMLLSASVGINQAFFMSLFFFISAFFMRPSFEKKGFRNFLKDRWIRLGIPLLVYILLLHPTLVYWIHLYEGKTDASWLSFIEMMNVHHSSPGPMWFVLTLLFFETIYAFYQKLQKGKQLSSLISKYPSSMGILSFILISGLFAYLIRLIYPVGKSTFNLQFGYFALYITMYIAGIAAYRNKWLDKISIKKSMPWFIISLIGILVFVWVLATHFNNLSSFNGGFNGEALFYAMWEPVVCVGISYFLLALSKRFFNHPNKAILQLSVNSYGAYIIHPMIVVCFTFLVEQLSISPLLKLVLVLVTGIPLCFAIASLLRYIPIVKKVL
- a CDS encoding valine--tRNA ligase, whose amino-acid sequence is MELASKYNPADVEGKWYQYWMEHKLFSSKPDGREPYTVVIPPPNVTGVLHMGHMLNNTIQDILIRRARMEGKNACWVPGTDHASIATEAKVVNRLASQGIKKTDLSRDEFLKHAWEWTDEHGGIILKQLRKLGASCDWDRTAFTMDDKRSESVLKVFVDLYKKGLIYRGVRMVNWDPQALTALSDEEVIYKEEHSKLFYLRYKIEGEDGYAVVATTRPETIMGDTAMCINPNDPKNQHLRGKKVIVPLVNRVIPVIEDDYVDIEFGTGCLKVTPAHDVNDYMLGEKYNLQTIDIFNDNGTLSEAAGLYVGQDRFAVRKQIEKDLAEADLLEKVEAYTNKVGYSERTNVVIEPKLSMQWFLKMEHFAKMALGPVMNDEIKFHPAKYKNTYSHWLENIKDWCISRQLWWGHRIPAYFLPEGGYVVAATDAEALKLAQEKTGNTTLTLADLRQDEDCLDTWFSSWLWPISLFDGINNPGNEEINYYYPTSDLVTGPDIIFFWVARMIMGGYEYEGKMPFKNVYFTGIVRDKQGRKMSKSLGNSPDPLDLIDQYGADGVRMGMMLAAPAGNDILFDEALCEQGRNFNNKIWNAFRLVKGWEVDTNVEIPEASKLAIHWFASKQNEVAAEMADLFSKYRLSEALMAVYKLFWDEFSSWYLEMVKPAYGQPINLSVYESTIAFFDDLLKLLHPFMPFITEELWQQVSEREEGKSIMVEPLSKETSIDTAFVQDFETVKSVISNIRTIRMQKNIAQKEELQLEVTGTNPVEAFDPVIMKMCNLTSITSVETKTEGAASFMVGTFEFAVPLTNMIDVEAEIARMETELKHKEGFLKGVMKKLSNEKFVNNAPAAVLELERKKQADAESIISSLRENIAALRKA